From the Xyrauchen texanus isolate HMW12.3.18 chromosome 37, RBS_HiC_50CHRs, whole genome shotgun sequence genome, one window contains:
- the wrap73 gene encoding WD repeat-containing protein WRAP73, with protein sequence MNFSEVLKQSNQLCKVSPDGKYLATCVQYRLVVRDINTLQIVHLYTCLDQVMHMEWSSDSLFILCAMYKRGLVQVWSLEQPDWHCKIDEGSIGLVSSRWSPDGRHILNTTEFHLRVTVWSLCTKSVSYIKYPKACQKGMDFTADGHYMALAERRECKDYVSVFVCDDWHLLRHFESETQDLAGLEWSPNCCVLAVWDSCLEYKILLYSLDGRLLSFYSAHEWSLGIKSVAWTPSSQFLAIGSYDEKVRILNHITWKKITEFEHPSIISNSKAVVFKEMEKRAVVGNEDLSIHQLTVGNSLFSTQSKYEITQMPAQVSVVKPDPDRANPKIGISALAFSADNRYLATKNDNMPQSVWVWDMQRLGLLAVLEHTAPVRCFVWDPRRPRLALCTGNSKVYLWSPAGCVSVNVPVEGSFQVQSLFWHCSSSLLILLSKEHLCLCYMDTEET encoded by the exons ATGAATTTCTCTGAGGTCCTCAAGCAGTCCAATCAACTGTGCAAAGTTTCTCCAGATGGAAAATATTTG GCCACCTGTGTTCAGTACCGCCTGGTTGTCCGTGATATCAACACACTTCAGATCGTGCACCTGTATACATGCCTGGATCAAGTGATGCACATGGAGTGGTCTTCTGACTCTCTCTTCATCCTTTGTGCCATGTATAAGAGAGGACTTGTGCAG GTGTGGTCTCTAGAACAGCCAGACTGGCATTGTAAGATAGACGAGGGTTCGATTGGATTAGTTTCATCACGCTGGAGTCCTGACGGACGTCACATACTCAACACTACTGAGTTCCAT TTAAGAGTAACCGTCTGGTCCCTCTGCACAAAATCTGTATCCTACATCAAGTATCCTAAAGCCTGCCAGAAAG GGATGGACTTCACTGCAGATGGTCATTATATGGCACTGGCGGAGCGTCGGGAATGCAAAGATTacgtcagtgtgtttgtgtgtgatgacTGGCATCTTCTCAGA cATTTTGAGAGTGAAACTCAAGATCTGGCTGGGCTGGAGTGGTCTCCGAATTGCTGTGTGCTTGCGGTGTGGGATAGCTGTCTTGAG TATAAAATTCTATTATATTCTCTGGATGGTCGCCTGTTGTCCTTCTACAGTGCTCATGAGTGGTCTCTAGGCATCAAGTCTGTTGCTTGGACTCCCAGCAGCCAGTTCCTGGCAATTGGCAGTTATGACGAAAAG GTTCGGATCCTGAATCATATCACCTGGAAGAAGATCACAGAGTTtgaacatccatccatcatcagcAACTCCAAAGCT GTGGTATTTAAGGAAATGGAGAAAAGAGCTGTTGTGGGTAATGAGGATCTTTCTATTCATCAGTTGACTGTGGGTAACTCACTCTTCAGCACTCAGAGCAAAT ATGAAATCACACAAATGCCAGCCCAAGTATCTGTGGTCAAGCCGGATCCAGATCGTGCCAACCCAAAAATCGGCATCTCTGCTTTGGCTTTCAGTGCAGATAATCGCTACCTTGCTACAAAGAATG ATAACATGCCTcagagtgtgtgggtgtgggacATGCAGAGACTCGGTCTGCTGGCAGTGCTGGAACACACGGCTCCTGTGCGCTGCTTTGTCTGGGACCCACGCAGACCTCGACTGGCCCTCTGCACCGGAAACTCCAAAGTGTATCTGTGGTCACCAGCTGGCTGTGTGTCTGTCAATGTTCCAGTGGAAG GGAGTTTTCAGGTGCAGTCTCTGTTCTGGCACTGCAGTAGCAGCTTGCTCATCCTGCTCTCGAAAGAGCATCTCTGTCTGTGTTACATGGACACAGAGGAGACATAG